A segment of the Elaeis guineensis isolate ETL-2024a chromosome 6, EG11, whole genome shotgun sequence genome:
AGTGCTCGCATTTACGTGCTTCTGTTATCCGTAAGGAAGAACTTTTAGCTCCCTGTTTCAAAGCCATGCACACGTCCAATCTAGGAAACAGCGCCCAAATGTGCAGGAGGAGCCGGTTTTAATGTGCTGAGGGTGGAGTGGGGAAGCAAGACCACCATCCCTCTATCTTGTCAAACAACGTACGCATATAAGCCTCTCTCGAGAATCTCCATGACATGACCACACACCACGGCGCCTGTGCGAGGTTACCCCTTGATGGATCCCCTTAATCATTGTTCCCCCAacatttttcctctctttcctttgtCTTACTCTATTTATTACCCGACTTAtccattttattatatatttcatGACACCTCTGGTTCTAAAGTGATCTTTAACCAACTCATTCAACGGTGTTGTCTTCACAAGCATTTTCTGGGGACTTTCCGAGCCCTTACTACGGCTGGACATAGTCTGGGTGATAAAACGAGCGGGGTCCACGTGAGAATAGGACGTGTCAGGCAGCACCAAGTTTTGGGAGTATGTACTACGCGGACATATAAACCTACGCCCTACTTTCTATTTTCATGTGCATAGCCATAAAACAAAAGTTTAAAACTTGGAAGCCAACAGCTTTACGATCATAAAGACATGACTTTGAATATATAGAAGGAAGGAAAGACAGATTGATGATGGATGTATACCGATAAACAAGAGAGAACGCATCATATACATTGGATGAAACAAATTAAGAGAAACGTATCAGGAGTTCTTAATGTCACATACCTTGTATCTCACTGAAAGGACTTGCAAAACTAGCAGAATTAGCAGCACCAACTGTGGTTGAACCACCACTGACCCCCACTGCAGCACCAACACAAGCAACCGTAGCACCGGTAGCAGCTCCAACACTAAAGCTATGGTGCAACTGCGTCTTGGTCTTAGCCCCATCTTCATCACCCTTGCATCCCACCTGCCCCATAAGCTCACTCCACAGAGCCGAGCCCACGCCGGTCCCTTGCTCAGGTACACCCAAAATCCCTGTCATCAGCTCTTGCGGCGAAAAGCAGTAGGTTTGTGGACCCTGAACAATGAATGGGTCGCCACCAAGCTCCATCGGGACATGGAAGCACGGCTGGCTCACCACTACCGGCGTGGTCACCGGCATGTGGGTCACGCCCGAGAATCCACCTATCGAAGCCACTGATGGGACGATCTTGTCAGACCCAGAAGACCGGTCGAAGGACGAGGAGGTGGCAACGGTGGTCGGAGCTGCGGTGGTGGGTGGGGATGGAGCAGCGGAGGCGGTGGTGGCTGACCGGGGATGAGACCGGGAAGACTGGAGGTGGCGCTGCTTGTGCTTGCTTCTGGACTTGCGGTTCTGGAACCAGTAGAAGACGTTGGCATCGCCGACCTGACCGTACTCTTGGAGCTGTGCTCGGATCTTTCGAATCTCGTCGCGAGGGGGGTTCACCATGCCGGAGTTGAAGATGGCCTCCAAGATCCGAATCTGCTCCGGCTTCGGGTTCCACCTCGGCTTTGGCTCCGGGCTACGCTCTTCACAACCCGGCAttgctataaattttttttttttttgttcgttaGTGCGtgaaaaaccctaaccctagttaTGCACTTCAAACTGCATGCTGAACTGATAATAGCTATGTGGAAAGGAAGAATTAATTTAGATAAAGAGGTCATTATAATTGCGTTGTGACCAGTCTTCGTGACATCTCTGTGTGTGTGTAGGTGTATGCGGGTGTCTGTTTGTGTGTGTACTGTCGGCAGTAACTTGCA
Coding sequences within it:
- the LOC105047276 gene encoding WUSCHEL-related homeobox 9, producing the protein MPSSNKHWPSLFKSKPCNAHHQWQHEINPSSLLSGGCQKTPYASAMPGCEERSPEPKPRWNPKPEQIRILEAIFNSGMVNPPRDEIRKIRAQLQEYGQVGDANVFYWFQNRKSRSKHKQRHLQSSRSHPRSATTASAAPSPPTTAAPTTVATSSSFDRSSGSDKIVPSVASIGGFSGVTHMPVTTPVVVSQPCFHVPMELGGDPFIVQGPQTYCFSPQELMTGILGVPEQGTGVGSALWSELMGQVGCKGDEDGAKTKTQLHHSFSVGAATGATVACVGAAVGVSGGSTTVGAANSASFASPFSEIQGVGGAGGGGATRSTVFINEVAFEVVAGPFNVREAFGEAAILFHSSGHPVLTNEQGVTLQPLQHGASYYVV